The following DNA comes from Microbacterium terregens.
TGCACGTCGGTGGGCGTCCCCGTCCGCGGCGCCCGCGACCGGATCGTCGGCGCGATCGCCGTCACCATTTCAGCGAAGTCGTCTCCGCACACCGTGCTGCCCGCCCTCTCGGCGACCGCGCGGGCGATCTCCCGAGGGCTCGGGGCACCGTCAGCGATCGGACGCCCGAGCACCGCGGCCTGACCCGCTCTCTTCGCAGGCCATCAGCTCGGCGACGCGCTCGCCGAGCATCACCGCGGTATTCGACGTGCCGCGCGAGGGCACGACCGGGAGGATGGACGCATCCGCGACGCGGAGGCCTTCCACGCCGTGCACCCGTCCGTGGGTGTCCACGACAGCATCCGGATCGTCGGCGGGACCCATCCGAGCCGTGCCTGCCGAATGCAGCGCGGTGGCCAGGTGCGTCCCGATCCATTCGTCAAGCTGCTCGTCGGTCGGACCGACGCCGAATCGTTCGACGAGCTCGATCGTTTCGACCAGATCCGCCATCGGCCCGCGGGTCAACAGCGCCAGAGCCGCCCGCACCCCTTGGCGCAGCGCGTGCCGTTCGGACTCGGCGGCGAGGTAGCCGTAGTGGATGTCGACGCCATCTCCCCCGCCGGCGTTGACGAACCCCCGCGAGACCGGCGTGCTCAGCGAGACCCGCAGATCCAGCGGGCCGTCCATCGCGAGATCGCCCGACACGAGTGCGGCGGTGGGCAGGACGGGCAGCAGGAGCTCGAGGGGATGGACGGCGATCGATCCGGCCGGCGTGTTCCACGCCGCCGTCCATCCCGTCATCGGCGTGGGCGGCAGGAATCCGGGCCGGGCGCGCCAGCTGACCGACACCGCCGCGTGGTCGGACAGTCCACGCCCCACGCCGGTGAGCCTGCGGGGCCCATCAGGGCCGACTCCCGAGCGCACGAGGAGGCGCGGGGTCTCGATCGCCCCCGCGCACAGCACCACCTCGTCGGCCTCGATGCGAACGATCCCGTCCACGCCCATCGCCTCGATGCCGACGGCCTGGTCGCCGCGCCAGAGCACCCGGCGCACGTCGAGACCCGATCGGACCTGGACAGCCGTGTCGCCGAGGAGCGCGCGGTACGCACGATCGGTTCCCCAGCGCTCACCGCCGAGCGCATTGCACGGCAGGGTGCCGACACCCGAAGGGCCGCCGCCGTTCTTGTCCGCCTCGACGACCGCGCCCTGCAGCACGGCACCCGCCACGAAGCTCGTCGTGACCGCGTCGGTGCCGGGGTCCCTGATGACCGGCACCGGGCCGTGCGCGCCGTGCACGGCAGCGTGCGGGAAATCATGATCGGACTCGAGGCGGCGCAGCGCGCCGAGGCACGCCTCCCACCCCCACTCCGGCCCCGCGACCGCCGCCCATCGGGCGAAGTCGTCGGGATGCGCACGCAGGAAGTAGCCGCCGTTGACGGCCGAACTGCCTCCCAGCGTGCGCCCCCGGGCGACGCGGTAGGCCCGCCCCGGGGTGATCTCCGCCGCGTACGTCCAGGCCGTCGGTTCGTCGGGCAGCCCGGCGCGCACGGAGCGGACATCCCGCAGCCCGTCGACCGACGTGGCGCCCGCCGGTGAGGCATCCCCGCGGGGGGCACCCGCCTCGACGAGTGTCACCTCGTGGCCCGCAGCGCCCAGACGCGCGGCCAGGGGGATGCCGGAGCCTCCCGCCCCGACCACGATGATGCGCCGCGCGGTCATGCGGGCTCCTCGGCATCGATCACGACGGCCGAGAAGACGTCCCGGAGCCCCCGGAACGACGCGTCGATGAGCGCGAGCAGGTCGGCGTCCGGTCGTTCGATCCACTGCTCGTATGCCGACAGCGAGATACCCAGGCAGGCCCAGGACACGGCCTGCGGGAGCGCGTCCCGCGGAGAGATGCCGAGACGGCGCGCGACGAAGTCGGCGATGACCGCGCGCCACGCCGCGTAGCGCACCGTCGAATGCGCGACGAGCTCGGGCGTCTTGAGCAGGATGATCATGCGGTGGCGATGACGGGCCAGCTCTTCGCTGGGCACCTGATTGAACCCGCGGACCGCGTCGCGCACCGCCGCGATGACCGACGCGTCCGCCGGCGCACGGTCCAGAGCCTCGGCGAAGCCTTCCATCAGGCGGGAGAAGTCGCCCCACGCGACGTCGTTCTTCGACTCGTAATACCGGAAGAAGGTCCGCCTGCTGATGCCGGCCGCACCCGCGATGTCATCGACGGTCACGGTGGAAAATCCCCGGTCGATGAACAGATCGAGACCGATTCGCTCGAGTTCGGCTTTCGAGGTCGCGCGGGCTCGACCTCGACCTCGACGGGCGCTGTCGTCCAAGATCTCTGACATCGGCTCTTTTCTTTGGCACTCAGTGCCAATAAGCTCACCGCACGGCGCTTTCCGCCGACGGGAACTCTCAAGGAGGACAGTAACCCATGGACGCAATCACCACTCCTGCCCCCGCAGATGCTGACGCGACGCTCGTCGAGGCGAACGAACTGGTCGAGGACGTGTCGATCGACGGCATGTGCGGCGTGTACTGACATCGCCATGACCGACATCACCCCCGACAGCGTGCTGCGGCTCCACAACCGTGTCTCCGTGCGCCCTGAGCCGTTCGGCGCACTGCTGTACCACTTCGGGACGAGGCGCCTGTCCTTCCTGAAGTCCCCTGCCCTGCTGGCCGTGGTCGACGCACTCCAAGACGACCGTACGGTCGCTGACGCCCTGGGCGTCGCCGAGGTGCCCGACGCCATGCGCCCGGCCATGCTGCGCGCGATCACCACGCTGCGCGACTCCGAAATGCTTGTAGAGGTAGCCGCATGAGCTCCACCGTCCTAGACCGCCCGGCACCTGCCCCCCGTCTGATCGATCACTTCGAAAGCGGGCTGAACTCCCCGATCTGTCTGACCTGGGAACTCACCTACGCCTGCAACCTCTCGTGCATCCACTGCCTGTCCGCCTCGGGGCGGCGCGATCCTCGCGAGCTGTCCACGGACGAGTGCAAGGCCGTGATCGACGAACTGCAGCGCATGCAGGTGTTCTACGTCAACATCGGCGGCGGCGAGCCCACCGTCCGATCCGACTTCTGGGAGATCGTCGACTACGCGACCAGCCACGACATCGGGGTCAAGTTCTCGACCAACGGCGTGAAGATCACGTCCGAGATCGCCGAGAAGCTCGCCCTCAACGACTACGTCGACATCCAGATCTCGATGGACGGCGCGACCGCCGAAGTGAACGACGCGATCCGCGGGCCGGGCTCGTACGACCTGGCGATCCGTGCGCTGGAGCGACTGTCGGCCGCCGGGATGACGCGCCTCAAGCTGTCCGTGGTCTGCACGCGGACCAACATCGGCCAGCTCGACCAGTTCAAGGAGATCGCCGATCGCTACGGCGCGCAGCTTCGGCTGACGCGTCTGCGACCGGCCGGACGCGGTGCCGACTCGTGGCACGATCTGCGGCCCACACAGGAGCAGCAGCGCGAGCTGTACCAGTGGCTCGTCGCCCGCGGCGAGGAAGTTCTGACGGGTGACTCGTTCTTCCACCTCTCGGCACTGGGAGAGAGCCTGCCCGGGCTGAACCTCTGCGGCGCAGGACGTGTCGTCTGCCTCATCGACCCGATCGGCGACGTGTACGCCTGCCCGTTCGCCATCCACGAGGAGTTCCTGGCCGGCAACATCCGCGGCGAGGGTGGTTTCGGCGAGGTGTGGCGCGAATCCGAGCTGTTCACACGACTGCGCGCGCCGCAGACCGGCGGCGCCTGCAACAGCTGCCCGTTCTTCGACACCTGCCGTGGCGGCTGCATGGCGGCGAAGTTCTTCACCGGACTGCCGCTGGACGGCCCCGACCCGGAGTGCGTCCGCGGCTTCGGCGACGACGCCCTCGCGGCGTCCTCGGGAGAGCGCCCCAAGCCGAGTGGCGATCACTCGCATCGCACGTCACCCCCACGTCCCCGACCCGTCGCGCTCAAGCTGGAGATGCAGCGGCCGACTGCACCGATGGCACCGCCGGTCTCGGCGTGCAATGTGAGCCCGCTCGCGGGCATGCAGCTGAACTGAGAGAGAGCACGTAATGGCCCGCAACGCCTGGTTCGAAACCGTGGCGGTGGCTCAGCGACGCGCGCAGAAGCGCTTGCCCGCCCCCGTCTACTCCGCCCTCCTGGCCGGCTCCGAGAAGGGAACGACGTACGCCGACAATACGGCGGCGTTCTCCGAGCTCGGGCTCGCCCCTCGCGTGGCGGATATGTCGTCCGAACGCGACCTCTCCGTCACTGTGCTCGGCATGGATCTGGCGATGCCGGTCCTCATCTCGCCCACCGGCGTGCAGGCGGTCCACCCCGACGGCGAGGTGGCGGTGGCTCGCGCCGCCGCCAACCGCGGCATCGCGATGTCGCTCAGCTCCTTCGCGAGCAAATCGGTCGAAGAAGTCGGCGCCGTGACCGACAAGCTGAACTACCAGGTGTACTGGCAGGGCAGCCGGGACACGATCGCCGCTCGCCTCGACCGGGCGCGCGCGGCGGGAGTGAAATCGATCATCCTCACCCTGGACTGGTCCTTCTCCAACGGCCGCGACTGGGGCAGTCCGAACATCCCCGAGAAGCTGAACCTGCGCGCGATGGCGGAGTTCGCGCCCTTCGCGATCACCAAGCCCGCGTGGCTGGCCGAGTACCTCAAGCGGGGAACGCTTCCTGATCTGACGGTCCCGAACCTCGTGATCGGCGACGAGCCGGCGCCGACGTTCTTCGGTGCGTACGGCGAATGGAT
Coding sequences within:
- a CDS encoding GMC family oxidoreductase N-terminal domain-containing protein, which gives rise to MTARRIIVVGAGGSGIPLAARLGAAGHEVTLVEAGAPRGDASPAGATSVDGLRDVRSVRAGLPDEPTAWTYAAEITPGRAYRVARGRTLGGSSAVNGGYFLRAHPDDFARWAAVAGPEWGWEACLGALRRLESDHDFPHAAVHGAHGPVPVIRDPGTDAVTTSFVAGAVLQGAVVEADKNGGGPSGVGTLPCNALGGERWGTDRAYRALLGDTAVQVRSGLDVRRVLWRGDQAVGIEAMGVDGIVRIEADEVVLCAGAIETPRLLVRSGVGPDGPRRLTGVGRGLSDHAAVSVSWRARPGFLPPTPMTGWTAAWNTPAGSIAVHPLELLLPVLPTAALVSGDLAMDGPLDLRVSLSTPVSRGFVNAGGGDGVDIHYGYLAAESERHALRQGVRAALALLTRGPMADLVETIELVERFGVGPTDEQLDEWIGTHLATALHSAGTARMGPADDPDAVVDTHGRVHGVEGLRVADASILPVVPSRGTSNTAVMLGERVAELMACEESGSGRGARASDR
- the mftR gene encoding mycofactocin system transcriptional regulator (MftR, the mycofactocin system transcriptional regulator, is an uncharacterized TetR family DNA-binding transcription factor. Its role is inferred by context. It occurs as part of the biosynthesis locus for mycofactocin, a partially characterized electron carrier derived from the terminal Val-Tyr dipeptide of the precursor peptide MftA, through a radical SAM enzyme-mediated process.), which produces MSEILDDSARRGRGRARATSKAELERIGLDLFIDRGFSTVTVDDIAGAAGISRRTFFRYYESKNDVAWGDFSRLMEGFAEALDRAPADASVIAAVRDAVRGFNQVPSEELARHRHRMIILLKTPELVAHSTVRYAAWRAVIADFVARRLGISPRDALPQAVSWACLGISLSAYEQWIERPDADLLALIDASFRGLRDVFSAVVIDAEEPA
- the mftA gene encoding mycofactocin precursor MftA (Mycofactocin is a small molecule electron carrier derived from the final two amino acids, Val-Tyr, of MftA, the mycofactocin precursor. It plays a role in redox homeostasis and the metabolism of alcohols and aldehydes in Actinobacteria, including Mycobacterium tuberculosis.), translating into MDAITTPAPADADATLVEANELVEDVSIDGMCGVY
- the mftB gene encoding mycofactocin biosynthesis chaperone MftB (MftB, a small protein, is a peptide chaperone that assists the radical SAM enzyme MftC in performing two modifications to the C-terminal Val-Tyr dipeptide of the mycofactocin precursor peptide, MftA. MftB's role is analogous to the role of PqqD in the biosynthesis of PQQ, a cofactor that derives entirely from a Tyr and a Glu in the precursor PqqA.); the encoded protein is MTDITPDSVLRLHNRVSVRPEPFGALLYHFGTRRLSFLKSPALLAVVDALQDDRTVADALGVAEVPDAMRPAMLRAITTLRDSEMLVEVAA
- the mftC gene encoding mycofactocin radical SAM maturase (MftC is a radical SAM/SPASM enzyme that catalyzes the first two steps in biosynthesis of the electron carrier mycofactocin from the terminal Val-Tyr dipeptide of the precursor peptide MftA.); the encoded protein is MSSTVLDRPAPAPRLIDHFESGLNSPICLTWELTYACNLSCIHCLSASGRRDPRELSTDECKAVIDELQRMQVFYVNIGGGEPTVRSDFWEIVDYATSHDIGVKFSTNGVKITSEIAEKLALNDYVDIQISMDGATAEVNDAIRGPGSYDLAIRALERLSAAGMTRLKLSVVCTRTNIGQLDQFKEIADRYGAQLRLTRLRPAGRGADSWHDLRPTQEQQRELYQWLVARGEEVLTGDSFFHLSALGESLPGLNLCGAGRVVCLIDPIGDVYACPFAIHEEFLAGNIRGEGGFGEVWRESELFTRLRAPQTGGACNSCPFFDTCRGGCMAAKFFTGLPLDGPDPECVRGFGDDALAASSGERPKPSGDHSHRTSPPRPRPVALKLEMQRPTAPMAPPVSACNVSPLAGMQLN
- the mftD gene encoding pre-mycofactocin synthase MftD (MftD, an enzyme found in the mycofactocin biosynthesis locus, performs an oxidative deamination of 3-amino-5-[(p-hydroxyphenyl)methyl]-4,4-dimethyl-2-pyrrolidinone (AHDP). The resulting compound, now called pre-mycofactocin (PMFT), is a biologically active redox cofactor that can oxidize the non-exchangeable NADH of TIGR03971 family SDR-type oxidoreductases.), whose amino-acid sequence is MARNAWFETVAVAQRRAQKRLPAPVYSALLAGSEKGTTYADNTAAFSELGLAPRVADMSSERDLSVTVLGMDLAMPVLISPTGVQAVHPDGEVAVARAAANRGIAMSLSSFASKSVEEVGAVTDKLNYQVYWQGSRDTIAARLDRARAAGVKSIILTLDWSFSNGRDWGSPNIPEKLNLRAMAEFAPFAITKPAWLAEYLKRGTLPDLTVPNLVIGDEPAPTFFGAYGEWISTPPATWEDLAWLREQWDGPVMLKGITRVDDALRAVDAGMSAISVSNHGGNNLDSTPASIRLLPDIAAAVGDQIEVLLDGGIRRGSDVAKALALGAKAVMIGRAYLWGLAANGQGGVENVLDILRGGLDSAVLGLGHSSVRDLSPDDLWIPPGFTRRLGTHVG